A stretch of Roseibium porphyridii DNA encodes these proteins:
- a CDS encoding ABC transporter permease, which yields MRVGLLPTEGGGTYRFVILFLASIGILISALPVIVVTIMSFSASEYSSFPPTEFSFRWYFEVLQLFTNEDPSSAQSVVDSTITSLLVAFLVMIISTLVCVPLAYALARSGRNLREGMELLFTLPLVFPLVMLGIAFLLIAESLQLDLGIWRIAIPHIALVLPFVLRNCLSAMNGISVEIEEAAISLGASPLRAIWDVVIPLMKAGILAGLIFALIISFNEFTVTFFMYTIDVSTLPIWMYSRTVSSLDPATLALSVFIIVVDVFLVLLVDKLIAGRGNLF from the coding sequence ATGCGGGTCGGACTTCTCCCAACAGAAGGTGGTGGAACCTACCGGTTCGTGATCCTTTTTCTGGCAAGCATTGGAATTCTCATCTCCGCGCTGCCGGTGATCGTTGTGACGATCATGTCGTTTTCCGCATCCGAATATTCGAGTTTTCCGCCCACGGAGTTTTCGTTCCGCTGGTATTTCGAAGTCTTGCAGCTGTTCACAAACGAGGATCCATCCAGCGCGCAATCGGTCGTCGATTCCACCATTACGAGCCTCCTGGTCGCGTTTTTGGTGATGATCATTTCAACACTGGTTTGTGTTCCGCTTGCCTATGCGCTGGCACGCAGCGGCCGAAACTTGCGTGAAGGCATGGAACTGCTATTCACTTTGCCCTTGGTGTTTCCATTGGTGATGCTGGGCATTGCCTTTCTTCTCATTGCCGAAAGTCTGCAACTGGATCTCGGCATATGGCGAATTGCGATTCCGCATATTGCGCTTGTATTGCCGTTTGTCTTGCGCAACTGCTTGAGCGCCATGAACGGCATCAGCGTCGAAATCGAAGAAGCCGCGATTTCACTCGGCGCGTCGCCACTACGGGCGATTTGGGATGTTGTCATCCCGCTGATGAAAGCTGGCATTCTCGCCGGTTTGATCTTTGCGCTCATAATAAGTTTCAACGAATTCACCGTCACCTTCTTCATGTACACGATTGATGTCAGCACGTTGCCCATCTGGATGTACAGTCGAACAGTGTCGTCGCTGGATCCTGCGACTCTGGCGCTTTCCGTCTTCATAATTGTGGTTGATGTTTTCCTGGTGCTGCTTGTCGACAAGCTGATCGCCGGACGTGGCAACCTGTTCTGA